The Plantactinospora sp. KBS50 sequence TCGAGTCGGTGTCCGGGCGGCCGGAGAGGCTGTCGTACAGCCCCATGGTGCCCTCCACGACGGCGATGCCGGCGCCCGCGGCACCGTACGCGAACAGCGGGCCGACCCGGTGCGTACCGATCAGCCGGGCGTCCAGGTTGCGGCCCGGCCGGCCCGCGGCGAGCCCGAGGTACGCCGCGTCCGTCCGATCCGGGCCGATCTTGAAGCCCGCGGCGTCCAGCCCGCGGGCCGCCCAGGCGGCCAGCAGCCCGATCGTGATGGCGGTCTTGCCATGCCCGGACGATGGTGCGCTCACGACCAGGCGCGGCACGGCGGTCATCGTCGACTCCTCGTGTGATGTGCGGCGGTGATGTGTTGCTGTGAATGTGTGGCTGTGGCTCTGTGGGTGTGACGGTGCAGGTGTGGCTCTGTAGCTGTGCGGTGGCGTAGGGCTCTGGCGCGCGGCCGGGACAACCGGGCGAACCCGGGACAAAGCCACAGACCGGGACAGGCCCGACCCCACTGGCGGACGTCCGGCGTGACGATACCGGGCAGCTGGGACAGAACGCACCCCCGTCGACAGGTGTTTACCGGATCTGACGGCGGAAGATCCACCGACCCCACCCGTTGGCCCCGGACCGCCGTCCCCGCACCCGGTCGCCGGCCGAGCGACTGCGGCCGCGGCCGGCGGCGGTCGGCGCGGCCGGCGCGGCCGGCGGCGGATCGAGGGCGTGCCCGGCGGTGCCGGTCGGTGTCGCGGGTGCGCCGCCGCCGGCCGGGACCGCCGGGCGCCCGAGTAGCCTCGGGTCGTGTACCGCTTCCTGCTGACGCCGCGCTGGCTGGGGTATCTCGCCCTCACCCTGGCCGCCGCGGCGGTGATGGTCCTGCTGGGCGACTGGCAACTGCACCGTTACCAGCAGCGCGCCGCGATCAACGGCCGGATCGACGCGTCGGCCACGGCCGCGCCGGTGCCGGTCGACCGGGTGCTGCCGCCCGCCGGTACGGCCGCGGGCAGCGCCGGGGCGGAGCCGCCGGCCGACGCCGAGTGGACCCGGGTCACCGTCACCGGCGAGTACGACCCGGCGAACCTCATCCTGATCCGCGGTCGCACCGTCGACGGGCAGGTCGGGTTCGAGGTGCTCACCCCGCTGCGGACCGCCGGCGGCCACGCCGTCCTGGTCGACAGGGGCTGGATCCCGCCGGCGCCGGGCGCCGCCACCGTGCTGCCGCAGGTCCCCGCGACACCGTCCGGCGCGGTCACGGTGCTGGCCCGGGTACGCCGGTCGGAGAGCCGGCCGGACACGGTGCAGCACCGCGGCGGCCGGCTGGAGAGCCGGCGGATCTCGGTGCCGCGCCTCGCGGCCGAGCTGCCATACCCGGTGTACGGCGGATATCTGCTGCTCGACGAGCAGACCCCGGCGGCGGATCCGGCGTTCGTGGCGATACCCGTGGAACACCAGAACGACTGGCAGAACGCCGGCTACGTGGTGCAGTGGTGGCTGTTCGCCGGGATGGCCCTGTTCGGGTACGGCTGGGCGGCCCGCCGGGAGGCCCGCGGCGGCCCGACCGCCGCCGGACCGGACGCCGACCGGGTGCCGGCGGTCGCCGCCGGCCCCTGACCGGCCGCGGCCGGCGTCGCCGAACCGGCCTGCGCCCGGCGTCGGGCCGGCAACCCGGGCCGCAGCCCGGCGCGGAGCCCACCACCGGTCGCAGCCCCGTGCGGAGCCCACCACCGGTCGCGGCCCGGCCTCAGCCCGGCGGCCGGCCGCCGTGGATGGCCCGGACCGCGTCGATCGTGTCGGCCTCCGCGGCCGTCTTGTCGTCCCGGTAGCGGACCACCCGGGCGAACCGCAGGGCCATCCCGCCCGGATACCGGCTGCTGCTCTGCACCCCGTCGAAGGCGATCTCGACGACCTGTTCGGGGCGGACCCGGACCACCCACTCGCCGCGCTCGACGGCCAGGTCGAGGAACCGCTCGGTCTGCCACCGCAACAGCTCGTCGGTCAGCCCCTTGAAGGTCTTGCCCAGCATCACGAACCCGCCGGTGTCCGGGTCGCGGGCGCCCAGATGCAGGTTGGACAGCCAGCCGCGGCGCCGGCCGCTGCCCCACTCGACGGCCAGCACCACCAGATCCAGGGTGTGCCGGGGTTTCACCTTGACCCATGCCGCGCCGCGCCGGCCGGCGTCGTACGGCGCGTCGGGCGCCTTGATCACCACGCCCTCCTGGCCGGCGTCGATCGCGGTCGCGAAGGCGGAGGCGGCCTCCTCGGCGGAGTGCACCTCCAGCCGCCCGACCACCAGGGCGGGGGCGACGGTCGCCGCGAGCGCCGCCCACCGGTCCCGGCCGGGCGCGTCCAGCAGGTCCGTGCCGTCCAGGTGCAGCAGGTCGAAGAAGTACGGGGTGAGCGTGGTCGTGCCGCTGCCGGGGGCGCTCGGGGCCGGCGCGGCACTGGCGGCGCCGGCCGCGAGCCGACGGCGGGCGCCTCGGGTGGCGGCCCGGCTGGCGGTCTCCTGGAACGGCCGGGGCCGCCCGGTGGCGTCCAGCGCGATCGCCTCGCCGTCCAGCACCAGCTCCCGGGCCGGCAGCGCGCGGACCGCGGCCACCACCTCGGGCAGCCGCACGGTGATGTCGTCCAGGCTGCGGGTGAAGACCGAGATGTCGTTGCCGGAGCGGTGCACCTGGATGCGGATGCCGTCGAGTTTGACGTCCACCACCGCCGGGCTGCCGGTCGCCCCGAGCGCCTCGTCGACCGAGGAGGCGCTCTGCGCGAGCATCGGTGCGAGGGGCCGCCCCACCCGCAGGCTGAACTCGCCCAGCGCGGCGGCTCCGCCGGTCAGCGCGGCCACCGCCACGGCACGCAGGTCTCCGGCCATCAGCAGGGCACGGCGGACCAGCGGCAGCGGCACCTGCGCCGCCCGGGCCACCGCGTCGGCCAGCAGGCCGGCCTGGGCGCCCTGGCGCAGCTCGCCGCTGAACAGCCCAACGAGCATCCGCTGCTCGTCCGTGGTGGACCGGGCGAACAGCGCCGCGAGCAGCGCCCGGCGGCGCTGCTGCGAGCCGGAGCCGGCCACCGCGGACAGCTCTTCGATCGCCGCGTCCACCTCGGTGACGCTCAGCTCCGGCTCGGCGGCCGGCGGGGGCAGGTCGCGCAGGCTCGCGTAGCCCACCCCGGTCTGTCGCTGCCGCAGCTCGCCCGCGAGGTATGCCGCGCCGATGCTGATCTCGTCGATCCGCAGGTCACGCAGGGCGGCGGCGAGCAGGTCGACCTTGGCCCGCCGGCCGGAGATCGCAGTCACGGCGGCCGAGGTGGCCGCCAGGTCGAGGAACCGCACGTCCCCATCCTGGCAGCCACCACCGACAGCGAGCGCCGGTCGGGAAACCCCGGCGGCTCAGGCGGCGACCGGTTCCTCCACCCGCAGGCCACGGGCCCGGATACCGTCGGCCACCCGGGACAACGCGGCGTCGAGCGCCACGAGCGCGGTGGAAAGCTCGGCAAGCTGGTCCTTCAGCATGTCGTCGGACCACGTGGAGACGTCGACGTCCCCCAGCGCACTGACCGCGGCGTCCAGCCGCGCAATGGCGTCTTTCGTACTCATGTTCGAAAGCTTACCGTACCGGGTGGCCCGATACGGGATGTTCGGCAAACTCCCGCCCGGGTGTCGCCGGCTCAGCCCGGGTGTCGCCGGCTCAGCCGCGCCCGGCCTCGGCCACCTTCGCCAGCAGCAGCGCCTCGGCCAGACAGACCCGGGCGAACTCGCCCAGGTGCAGGCTCTCGTTGGGTCCGTGCGCCCGCGAGTCCGGGTCCTCCACGCCGGTCACCAGGATCGCCGCGTTCGGGAACATCTGCTGGAACGTGGCGATGAACGGGATCGAGCCGCCGACACCCATGTCCACCGGCTGGGTACCGTCCCAGGCCGCGGTGAAGGCCGCCCGGGCGGCGTCGTACATCGGGCCGGAGCTGTCGATCTCGCAGGCGTCGCCGTCGTGCTCGAAGGTCACCGTGACCTGCGCGCCCCACGGGGCGTGCTTCTCCAGGTGGCCGACCAGGGCCGCGTACGCCCGCTTCGGGTCGTCTCCGGGTGCGAGCCGCAGGCTGAGCTTGGCCTTGGCCACCGGCACGATCGCGTTCGGCGCCCCCGTCGTGGGCGGCGCGTCCACGCCGAGCACGGACAGCGCCGGCTTGGTCCAGATCCGGTCGGTCAGCGCCCCGGTGCCGATGAACTGCACCCCGTCCACCATGCCGGCCTCGGCGCGCAGCCGGTCGTGCGGATAGTCCACGGTGGCGCCGGTCCGGGCGACCAGCCCGTCCACCGCCACGTCGCCGGCGTCGTCGTGCAGCGTGGCGAGCAGCCGCGCCAGCGCCGTCACGGCATCCGGTACGGCGCCGCCGAACATCCCGCTGTGCACCGGGTGCGTCCCGGTACGGACCTCGACGAAGCAGTTGACCATCCCGCGCAGCGAGGTGGTCAGCGCGGGCCGGCCGATGTCCCAGTTGCCCGAGTCGGCGATCACCATGACGTCGGCGGCCAGGTCGGCCTGGTGCTCGGCGATCAGCCGCTCCAGCGACTCGGAGCCGAACTCCTCCTCGCCCTCGATGAACAGCACGACGCCGACCGGCAGCCGATCCCCGTACGCCCGCAGCGCCGCGACGTGCGCCATGATCCCGGCCTTGTCGTCGGCGGCGCCCCGGCCGAAGATCCGGCCATCGCGCTCCACCGGCTCGAACGGCTCGCTCTGCCACAGCGACAGGTCACCCACCGGCTGTACGTCGTGATGCGCGTACAGCAGCACCGTCGGGGCTCCGGGCGGCGCCGGACGGGTGCCGATGACCGCCGGCTGGCCGCCGGAGCGCACGATGCGCACGTCGAGCGAGCATCCGCGCAGCAGTTCGGCGACGGCCTCGGCGGAGCGCTCCACGTGCGAGTGGTCGAACCCGTCGAAGGCGATCCCCGGGATGCGGACCAGCCGCTCCAGATCGGCCCGGACGCCCGGAAACTCCCGCTCGATGGCGGCACGCAGGTCGGATTCGGTCGGCATCGGTGAGATCATGACGGAGATCGTAGGCCGGCCGTACGGGCTCCCGCCGACCGTCTCCGGCTCAGTCCGCCGGCTCGGCTCCGTCGCGCGGACCCGGCCAGCCCTCGTCGCGGGCGGCCCGCCCGGGGCGGCGAGCCCGGGCGGCGCGGGCCGCGGCCTCGCCGGCGGCGCCGGTCCAGGCCCGGGCGCGGCCGATGCCGCCGCCGACCAACGTGCCGACCTCGCCCGCACCGTCGCCCAGCCGGCGCAGCAGCCCCACCAGCGGGTCGGACGAGGAGTTGAAGCTTTCCCGGTACGACTCGGCAGCCGCCTTGATCTCGTCGGTCACCGAGGCAGCCTCGTCCTCGGAGCGCCGGGGATAGTCGCCGGACAGGATCCGGGCGTACTCGCCGGAGTCCACTTAGCGACGCAGGTCCGCGGCCCGCGCGACCGGCGCCGGGTGGCTGTTCCACGCGGTCATCCGCAGCTTGTGCACGCTGTCCCGCAGGTCACCGCCGCCCTCGTACTCGCTGGCCTGCTCCAGGAACGCGGCCGTGTCGATCTGGCTGAGGTCCCCGCCGCCGGCCAGTTTGATCAGCAGCCGCACGGCGGCGGCCGGGTCCTGGCCGGCGAGCAGGCCGGCCCGGTCCGCCGACAGCTCGGCCTTGCGCCACCACTCCAGCATCGCGGCGATGATGGCCCGCAGCGCCAGCGCACCGACCGGCAGCCAGCTCAGGTTCGCGGCCCACCGGGTGAGGATCGTCAGCATGGTCTTGTAGATGGCGTGGCCGCTGCCCACGTGCCCGAGTTCGTGGCCCAGCAGGCAGCGCAGCTCGTCGTCGTCGAGCTGGTCGACGGCGGCCGAGCCGAGCACCACGAACGGCCGGTCCAGCCCCACCGCCTCGGCGGTGATCCACGGTGACTGGGTGACGAAGAGTTCGGGCAGCTCCGGCAGGTCGAGCACGCGGGCCGCCTCGGCGTACCGCTGGTGCACCCGCGGGTACTGCCGGTGGTCGACCCGGATGCCGGCGGCCAGGTACGACAGCCGGAAGGAGCGTTCGTTCCACATCCCCATGAAGGCCTTGACGACCTCGTCGAAGCCGCGCAGTTCGCGCAGCGCGGTCAACGCGCCCCGGTCCGCGGGGTGCTCCCAGGCCCGGGACGAGATCCCGGTGAGGACCACCCGACGCCGGGCCGGCGGTCCGGCCGTGCCCTGCTGGGCTTCTGTCATGGCCCACTCCCCCCATCGCCGGCCGGTCCGCCGCGGATGGGGTCGCCGGCTGGCCCGTCCCGATCGTGCCCCAGCCGGGCCGTCGCGTCCATGCCCGGGGACCAGGCTTCAGCACAATCTCTGGTACTGATCCCCCAGCTACGCCCTTCCCCGGCCACGCCGTCGATGACCAGGTCGACGGCCGCGGCGGTGCGGTCGGCGGCGAAGTGCTCGGCCTCGGCCGCCCGCCAGCGCAGCAACTGTGGGCGGATCCGCGCGCCGTCGCGGGCCAGCACGCGGTCCAGCCGCAGCCGGTCGGGGGCGGTCACGAACACCGCGAGGGTCAGCTCCGGCCGGATCGCGGCGCGGGCGGCGCTCACCCCCTCCAGCAGCAGCACCCCGGCCGCCGGGACCGGCACCAGCGCCTCGGTGAACCGCCCGCTGTCCCAGTCGTACCGGTGGTAGCCGCCCGGCCGGCCCGACCGCAGCGGCCGGAGCACCCGTTCGTCCAGCCGGCGCCAGAAGGTGAACTGGTCGGACCAGCCGTCCAGCAGGTCGTCGGTGTGCAGCACGGTGACCGGCTCCGCCGTACCCGTCCGGTTGTCGGCCCGGCGCAGGGCCGCGGCCAGCCGCTCGGTGAAGTAGGTCTTGCCCGCCCCGCTCGGCCCGTCCACGGCCACCAGCCGCACGGCGCCGAGCCGGGCCGGCGCCGACCGGATCCGCCGGGCCAGTTGCGGGTACGTCTGTCCGCGGCTCATCGCCGCGCGTACCGGCTGGTCGGGCGCGGGTCGCAGGGCACGGTCGGCGGCACGTGGCCAGTATGCTCCGCCGTTCGAGGGGTGCCGGACGGTCGGGCCGCCGGGTGCGCGGGGGGCCGGTCACACTGGGCCGGTGCGACAGTCCTCAGACCGCGGCGTGGACGCGCTGCTGGCCCGGGCCCGGGCCGGGATCCGCCGGTTGAGTCCGCGGGAGACCCTGGTGGCCCGCGAGCGGGGCGCGCTGGTGATCGACACGCGCACCGAGACGCAGCGCGCGGAGCAGGGCGAACTGCCGGGGGCGCTGGTGATCGACCGTACCGTCCTGGAGTGGCGCGTCGACCCGGACAGCCCGTGGCGGATCCCCGAGGCCACCGACCACGACGTCGAGATCATCGTGGTCTGCCACCAGGGCTACAGCTCCAGCCTCGCCGCGGCCACGCTGCGCGCCCTCGGACTGCACCGGGCGACCGACATGGTGGGCGGTTTCGCGGCCTGGCGGGACTGCGGTCTACCCGTCAGTCCCGGTCCCGCCGACGTTCGCCGCTGATCCGGCCGCCGGCGCCGGTCAGACCGCCGCCGCTGATCCGGCCGCCGCTGATCCGGCCCTCGCCGCCGACCGGGAGGTGGCGACGACGACCGCCCCGAGCGCCGCCGCAAGCCCGACGGCCCGGGAGATCCGGACCGCCCGCCGGATGTGCCGGAACTCCGGTCGAGGCCCGTCCCCGAGGTACGGGCGGACCTCCACCCGGCCCGCGTAGACGTTGCGGCCACCCAGGCGTACGCCGAGCACCCCCGCCATCGCGGCCTCACACTGACCGGCGTTGGGGCTGGGATGATCGGCCCGGTCCCGGCGCCACACCTGCCAGGCCCGGTGCCGGTCGCCGTGCGCCACCGGCCCGAGCAGAATGGTCAACAGCCCGGTCACCCGGGCCGGCGCCAGGTTGAGCAGGTCGTCCAGCCGGGCGGCCGGCGTACCGAACCGGGCGTACCGGGCCGACCGGTGCCCGACCATGGCGTCCAGGGTGTTCGCCGCCCGGTAGGCCAGCAGTCCCGGCAGACCCGCCACCGCACCCCAGAACAGCGGCGCCACCACGGCGTCGGAGGTGTTCTCGGCGACCGACTCGACGGTCGCCCGCGCCAGTTCGGCCTCGTCCAGCGCCGACGGGTCCCGCCCGCAGAGGTGACCGAGCCGGCCCCGCGCGGCCGGCAGGTCGTCCCGGCTCAGCGCGTCCGCCATGGCCCGCCCCTCGACGCCGAGGGTCCGCCCGCCGAGCACCGCCCAGGTGCCGGCCGCCACCAGGGCGGCCCGGGCCACCGGGCGCCGCCGGGTCAGGGCGGCACCGGCCGCGCCGGCCAGCACCGCCGCGCCGACGGCGACGGCGGTGTGCGCCGCACCGGCCGTGCGGGAGTCCCGGTACAGCCGCCGTTCCAGGGCGGAGGCGGCGGTGCCGAAGCCGGCCACCGGGTGCCACCGGCGCGGGTCGCCGAGCGCGGCGTCCAACGCGTACCCGGCGGCCAGCCCGACCGCGTCGGCCAAGCTCGGAGGTACCCCTCGTGCCACCACGCGCTCCCGTCCGTCGGCCCGGTCCGTGCGGGCAGCCTAGTCATTGTCCGCTGCCCGGGATCCGGACCGTCGGACTCACCGGACCGTTCATCCTGGCCAGAAGCGCAGTCGGTGAATGGACGGGCAACCTGGAGACGCAGCTCGGCGGGACGCTTGTCGACAAGCTCGAAGAACTGGATACCCTGCTGTCGAGGTGGGAGGCGGTCCGCAACGAGGCAATGTCCCACCGTCAGCCGGTCGAACGGATGAAGGAAGTTGTGAAGTCATGGACCTGAGCGACGCGTCCTGACGCAGAGCCACCCGCAGCGGGGCAGGTGGCGGTGACTGCGTCGAGGTTGCCGACAATCTGCCCGGCATGGTGCTGGTCCGCGACAGCAAGAACCGCCACGGCGGCATGCTGACGATCAACCCCGTCCGGTGGCAGAGCTTCGTCGAGCGGGCAAAGCAGATCGGGCCGGTCGGCTGACCGACCCCTACGAACTGCACGGCGCGCACCCGGCGCGCCACCCGTTGCCGCGGGCGGCGCGCCGGGCCCGTGGTCAGACGCCGGCCGTTGCCCGCGTCCGACCACGGCGACCCCGCGGACCGGACCCCTCCACCGGTCCACCGGTCGTCTCGTCGGCGTTCCCGGTCTCCCCGGCCGGCGTACCGGCGAGACCTCGCCCGTCGCCCTCCGGCCCGGACCGGACCGCCCCGCCGCCCCCGTCCCACTGCGCCAGCGCGGTCGCGTCGCCCTCCGCGGTCGCGTCGCCCTCCCCGCTCGGTCCCTCGCGCCGCGCACCCGGATCGCCCCGGTCGACCGGGGACCCCGGCTGGAGCGGGGACCCCGGGTCGGCGGCCAGCACGGCATCGAGGTCGATCGGCGGCTCGTCGAGGTGGTGGGTGCTCCCGTCGTCCTCGCGCTCGTTGCCCTCGCGCTCGTCGTCCGCGCCGAATCCCATGGGTTCGTAGCCCAGCAGGCGACGGTCATCGGCGCCGACCAGCCGGAAGCCTCCGGAGGGCGGAACCGGCTCGTCGACCAGGTCGTCGTCCTCCCCCGGCACCTCCCCGGGCCGGGCCGGGGCCTCGGAGAGCGGAACGGACTCGCTGGCCTCGCCGCGGATCCGCGCGTCGGCCTCGGCGTCCTCGACGCTGCTGGTGGCCAGGTTGGGCCGGTTCCGGACGAAGGTCGCCCGGCCCCGCGACAGGTCGTGCCCCACGGCGACGGCCTCCAGCTCGTACAGCGTGCGGTGGTTGCCGGCCTCGTCGGTCCAGTCCCGGGTGTAGAGCCGGCCGACGACCACGATCGGGTCGCCCACCATCACCGAGGAGGCCACCCCCTCGGCGAGCCGCCGCCAGCAGTTCACCCGGACCCGCAGGCTGTTCCCGTCGATCCACCTGCCGCTCTCCCGGTCCAGCCGCCGGGCCGTCGAAGCGATCTTGAAGTGGGCGACCAGGGCGCTGCGCTGCGTCGTACGCCGCCAGGCCGGAGCCGTCAGGACATTGCCGACGATGGTTATATAGGTATCGAACATCTCGTCTCCACTGCGTCGAGGCTTGCGGGGTCCGAGCCGACTCGCCATCCAG is a genomic window containing:
- a CDS encoding rhodanese-like domain-containing protein, whose protein sequence is MRQSSDRGVDALLARARAGIRRLSPRETLVARERGALVIDTRTETQRAEQGELPGALVIDRTVLEWRVDPDSPWRIPEATDHDVEIIVVCHQGYSSSLAAATLRALGLHRATDMVGGFAAWRDCGLPVSPGPADVRR
- a CDS encoding dipeptidase — translated: MPTESDLRAAIEREFPGVRADLERLVRIPGIAFDGFDHSHVERSAEAVAELLRGCSLDVRIVRSGGQPAVIGTRPAPPGAPTVLLYAHHDVQPVGDLSLWQSEPFEPVERDGRIFGRGAADDKAGIMAHVAALRAYGDRLPVGVVLFIEGEEEFGSESLERLIAEHQADLAADVMVIADSGNWDIGRPALTTSLRGMVNCFVEVRTGTHPVHSGMFGGAVPDAVTALARLLATLHDDAGDVAVDGLVARTGATVDYPHDRLRAEAGMVDGVQFIGTGALTDRIWTKPALSVLGVDAPPTTGAPNAIVPVAKAKLSLRLAPGDDPKRAYAALVGHLEKHAPWGAQVTVTFEHDGDACEIDSSGPMYDAARAAFTAAWDGTQPVDMGVGGSIPFIATFQQMFPNAAILVTGVEDPDSRAHGPNESLHLGEFARVCLAEALLLAKVAEAGRG
- a CDS encoding single-stranded DNA-binding protein, with amino-acid sequence MFDTYITIVGNVLTAPAWRRTTQRSALVAHFKIASTARRLDRESGRWIDGNSLRVRVNCWRRLAEGVASSVMVGDPIVVVGRLYTRDWTDEAGNHRTLYELEAVAVGHDLSRGRATFVRNRPNLATSSVEDAEADARIRGEASESVPLSEAPARPGEVPGEDDDLVDEPVPPSGGFRLVGADDRRLLGYEPMGFGADDEREGNEREDDGSTHHLDEPPIDLDAVLAADPGSPLQPGSPVDRGDPGARREGPSGEGDATAEGDATALAQWDGGGGAVRSGPEGDGRGLAGTPAGETGNADETTGGPVEGSGPRGRRGRTRATAGV
- a CDS encoding SURF1 family protein — translated: MYRFLLTPRWLGYLALTLAAAAVMVLLGDWQLHRYQQRAAINGRIDASATAAPVPVDRVLPPAGTAAGSAGAEPPADAEWTRVTVTGEYDPANLILIRGRTVDGQVGFEVLTPLRTAGGHAVLVDRGWIPPAPGAATVLPQVPATPSGAVTVLARVRRSESRPDTVQHRGGRLESRRISVPRLAAELPYPVYGGYLLLDEQTPAADPAFVAIPVEHQNDWQNAGYVVQWWLFAGMALFGYGWAARREARGGPTAAGPDADRVPAVAAGP
- a CDS encoding ATP-dependent DNA ligase is translated as MRFLDLAATSAAVTAISGRRAKVDLLAAALRDLRIDEISIGAAYLAGELRQRQTGVGYASLRDLPPPAAEPELSVTEVDAAIEELSAVAGSGSQQRRRALLAALFARSTTDEQRMLVGLFSGELRQGAQAGLLADAVARAAQVPLPLVRRALLMAGDLRAVAVAALTGGAAALGEFSLRVGRPLAPMLAQSASSVDEALGATGSPAVVDVKLDGIRIQVHRSGNDISVFTRSLDDITVRLPEVVAAVRALPARELVLDGEAIALDATGRPRPFQETASRAATRGARRRLAAGAASAAPAPSAPGSGTTTLTPYFFDLLHLDGTDLLDAPGRDRWAALAATVAPALVVGRLEVHSAEEAASAFATAIDAGQEGVVIKAPDAPYDAGRRGAAWVKVKPRHTLDLVVLAVEWGSGRRRGWLSNLHLGARDPDTGGFVMLGKTFKGLTDELLRWQTERFLDLAVERGEWVVRVRPEQVVEIAFDGVQSSSRYPGGMALRFARVVRYRDDKTAAEADTIDAVRAIHGGRPPG
- a CDS encoding uridine kinase, whose translation is MSRGQTYPQLARRIRSAPARLGAVRLVAVDGPSGAGKTYFTERLAAALRRADNRTGTAEPVTVLHTDDLLDGWSDQFTFWRRLDERVLRPLRSGRPGGYHRYDWDSGRFTEALVPVPAAGVLLLEGVSAARAAIRPELTLAVFVTAPDRLRLDRVLARDGARIRPQLLRWRAAEAEHFAADRTAAAVDLVIDGVAGEGRSWGISTRDCAEAWSPGMDATARLGHDRDGPAGDPIRGGPAGDGGSGP
- a CDS encoding cobalamin biosynthesis protein, which produces MADAVGLAAGYALDAALGDPRRWHPVAGFGTAASALERRLYRDSRTAGAAHTAVAVGAAVLAGAAGAALTRRRPVARAALVAAGTWAVLGGRTLGVEGRAMADALSRDDLPAARGRLGHLCGRDPSALDEAELARATVESVAENTSDAVVAPLFWGAVAGLPGLLAYRAANTLDAMVGHRSARYARFGTPAARLDDLLNLAPARVTGLLTILLGPVAHGDRHRAWQVWRRDRADHPSPNAGQCEAAMAGVLGVRLGGRNVYAGRVEVRPYLGDGPRPEFRHIRRAVRISRAVGLAAALGAVVVATSRSAARAGSAAAGSAAAV